In Drosophila yakuba strain Tai18E2 chromosome 2R, Prin_Dyak_Tai18E2_2.1, whole genome shotgun sequence, a single genomic region encodes these proteins:
- the LOC6530843 gene encoding uncharacterized protein LOC6530843 isoform X1, with amino-acid sequence MSELGLRRKSSAQLEVMQKAGWKIDGDEKACYIDVDEDEDQDTENMIESNWRYLPDLVLEEIFTYLTPKERYYAGLVCRQWYRAFYLPTVWNNFLVDDRTLTKPKFNYYSGWQFCLDHMRTQFCLNRIGRHVRGIEFRPWHSFNNIFQFMTMLTWNIDKGREVNPDTQFIGIGSRIRTLVYHFPCNMSQPNDPEGIKLFGTGGQLLRVLKELLLRLTDLHTLKLVDFVLERYEANHLLDEVVCSCCTKMRVLNLVNVTTMHCPIMHVGLFLNLQVLTISPQNIDDDVLSLLADTKLRHLHLLQNCYTPNHLTISACGVKAWRNVKKTNPRLRVHLRLENLTDGEVVMQPEAPVHSITYCAPQTRIRAELLVRMVDHYRSTLAIYGHELLPRFSSPKPFHSRIDSLMLLMCRQCFNVDTLIIREKVSTSTLLLIAQTTKNLQHLHVRRFAVILRCDWPRHPEWSDEFYNWLKRNSRSYEAVEREISQILGYKWRLLSDRDFKQLTVNVKSGA; translated from the exons ATGAGTGAATTGGGCCTAAGGCGGAAGAGCAGCGCCCAGCTGGAGGTTATGCAAAAGGCGGGCTGGAAGATCGATGGAGACGAGAAGG CTTGCTACATAGATgtggacgaggatgaggaccAGGACACCGAAAACATGATAGAGTCCAACTGGCGATACCTGCCTGATCTGGTACTCGAGGAAATCTTTACCTACCTCACCCCCAAAGAGCGCTACTATGCCGGACTG GTTTGTCGGCAGTGGTATAGGGCCTTCTATTTGCCAACTGTTTGGAATAACTTTTTGGTGGATGATCGCACCCTGACCAAACCGAAGTTCAACTACTATTCCGGCTGGCAGTTTTGTCTCGATCACATGCGAACCCAGTTCTGCCTCAATAGAATCGGAAGACATGTGCGTGGAATCGAGTTTCGACCGTGGCACAGTTTCAATAACATCTTCCAGTTCATGACCATGCTAACGTGGAACATTGACAAG GGCAGAGAGGTGAATCCAGACACACAGTTCATTGGCATCGGTAGTCGTATACGAACACTGGTCTACCACTTCCCCTGCAATATGTCGCAACCCAACGATCCTGAAGGAATTAAGCTATTCGGCACTGGAGGACAACTGCTGAGGGTTCTGAAGGAGCTGCTCCTGCGATTGACAGATCTTCACACACTCAAGCTGGTGGACTTTGTATTGGAACGATACGAGGCGAATCACTTGCTGGACGAGGTCgtttgcagctgctgcaccAAAATGAGGGTGCTCAACCTGGTGAATGTGACCACAATGCATTGCCCCATCATGCATGTGGGTCTGTTTCTCAATCTGCAG GTGCTCACCATATCCCCCCAAAACATAGACGATGACGTTTTGTCCCTGCTGGCGGACACCAAATTGCGCCACCTGCACCTGCTCCAAAACTGCTACACCCCCAATCACCTGACAATAAGTGCTTGCGGCGTGAAGGCCTGGCGAAATGTGAAGAAGACCAATCCGCGCCTGCGCGTTCATCTGCGTTTGGAGAATCTGACGGACGGCGAGGTTGTGATGCAGCCGGAGGCGCCTGTCCACAGCATCACGTACTGTGCACCCCAGACCCGGATACGGGCCGAGCTGCTCGTCCGCATGGTGGACCACTATAGGAGCACCCTGGCCATCTATGGACACGAGCTCCTGCCGCGCTTTTCCAGCCCCAAGCCTTTTCACAGTCGCATCGACAGTTTGATGTTGCTGATGTGCCGTCAGTGCTTCAATGTTGACACCCTG ATCATACGCGAGAAAGTTTCCACCTCGACGCTTTTGCTCATTGCACAAACGACCAAAAATCTGCAGCatcttcacgtgcggcgatTCGCTGTGATTCTGCGCTGCGATTGGCCAAGGCATCCGGAGTGGAGCGATGAGTTCTACAACTGGTTGAAGCGGAATTCCCGATCCTATGAAGCCGTCGAGCGGGAGATCTCACAAATCTTGGGCTACAAGTGGCGACTGCTTAGCGATCGGGACTTCAAGCAGCTAACTGTGAATGTCAAATCAGGAGCCTAG
- the LOC6530840 gene encoding leucine-rich repeat-containing protein 18: protein MNKTILHWSYLNFKDVPMDLFLYEDLEEVYLKENFISVIPKWLLNITTLKFIHLAGNNLSELPADIYMLENLEFLDVSNNELKELPPTLGLLLSLQQLNVSGNQLTELPVELSGLRNLEHLNIGKNQFRRLPVQLSECVRLNELNVSDNEALVHIPERISNLPMLQSLAADRCALVYLPAALSKFMNHVRIFHNTAINYIPMVYERFYQNFYDNRQRNTPVAVHRKGLFWVRDLETSTRLLLPVGTRTVFPVPSAENRVSLYDDCLHALQTLNRFTPVYENGAMHRLLPEPYISSHINNGPIARCTNSTCSRCLYTSYYFMVVKRRGSTSKQLFTCNFCTNRCGVLWLTSNDKKYYQLAWRLSDDDDDDEADQTASGK, encoded by the exons ATGAACAAAACGATTCTGCACTGGAGCTACCTGAATTTCAAGGATGTGCCAATGGATCTCTTTCTCTACGAGGATCTCGAGGAGGTCTATCTCAAGGAGAACTTCATCTCGGTGATACCCAAATGGCTGCTGAACATCACCACACTGAAGTTCATCCACCTGGCGGGCAACAATCTGAGTGAATTGCCTGCGGACATCTATATGCTGGAGAACCTTGAGTTCCTGGACGTATCCAACAATGAGCTCAAGGAGCTGCCCCCCACACTGGGTCTCCTCTTGAGTCTCCAGCAGCTGAATGTGTCGGGCAATCAGCTCACCGAACTTCCAGTGG AACTCAGTGGTTTGCGCAATCTGGAGCACCTGAACATCGGCAAGAACCAATTTCGCCGCCTGCCGGTGCAGCTGAGCGAGTGCGTCCGCCTCAACGAGCTGAATGTGAGCGACAACGAGGCGCTGGTCCACATCCCCGAGCGCATCTCCAACCTCCCCATGCTGCAGTCCCTCGCCGCCGATC GTTGTGCGCTCGTCTACTTGCCGGCAGCTCTCTCCAAGTTCATGAACCATGTGCGCATCTTCCACAACACTGCTATCAACTACATACCCATGGTCTATGAGAGGTTCTATCAAAACTTTTACGACAACCGCCAGCGAAATACTCCCGT CGCCGTTCATCGCAAGGGTCTGTTTTGGGTCCGCGATCTGGAGACCAGCACCCGATTGCTGCTTCCGGTGGGCACTCGCACAGTATTTCCGGTTCCGTCGGCTGAGAATAGGGTATCGCTCTACGACGACTGTCTGCATGCTCTGCAGACGCTGAACCGCTTCACGCCCGTCTACGAGAATGGCGCCATGCATCGACTGCTGCCAGAACCGTACATCAGTTCCCACATCAACAATGGACCCATCGCCCGCTGCACGaactccacctgctccagaTGTCTGTACACCTCGTACTACTTCATGGTCGTGAAAAG GCGTGGCAGTACGTCCAAGCAGCTCTTCACCTGCAACTTCTGCACCAACCGATGCGGAGTCCTCTGGTTGACCAGCAATGACAAGAAGTACTACCAGCTGGCTTGGCGACTGTcggatgatgacgacgacgatgaggcGGATCAGACGGCCAGTGGCAAATAG
- the LOC6530843 gene encoding uncharacterized protein LOC6530843 isoform X2: MSELGLRRKSSAQLEVMQKAGWKIDGDEKACYIDVDEDEDQDTENMIESNWRYLPDLVLEEIFTYLTPKERYYAGLVCRQWYRAFYLPTVWNNFLVDDRTLTKPKFNYYSGWQFCLDHMRTQFCLNRIGRHVRGIEFRPWHSFNNIFQFMTMLTWNIDKGREVNPDTQFIGIGSRIRTLVYHFPCNMSQPNDPEGIKLFGTGGQLLRVLKELLLRLTDLHTLKLVDFVLERYEANHLLDEVVCSCCTKMRVLNLVNVTTMHCPIMHVGLFLNLQTMTFCPCWRTPNCATCTCSKTATPPIT; encoded by the exons ATGAGTGAATTGGGCCTAAGGCGGAAGAGCAGCGCCCAGCTGGAGGTTATGCAAAAGGCGGGCTGGAAGATCGATGGAGACGAGAAGG CTTGCTACATAGATgtggacgaggatgaggaccAGGACACCGAAAACATGATAGAGTCCAACTGGCGATACCTGCCTGATCTGGTACTCGAGGAAATCTTTACCTACCTCACCCCCAAAGAGCGCTACTATGCCGGACTG GTTTGTCGGCAGTGGTATAGGGCCTTCTATTTGCCAACTGTTTGGAATAACTTTTTGGTGGATGATCGCACCCTGACCAAACCGAAGTTCAACTACTATTCCGGCTGGCAGTTTTGTCTCGATCACATGCGAACCCAGTTCTGCCTCAATAGAATCGGAAGACATGTGCGTGGAATCGAGTTTCGACCGTGGCACAGTTTCAATAACATCTTCCAGTTCATGACCATGCTAACGTGGAACATTGACAAG GGCAGAGAGGTGAATCCAGACACACAGTTCATTGGCATCGGTAGTCGTATACGAACACTGGTCTACCACTTCCCCTGCAATATGTCGCAACCCAACGATCCTGAAGGAATTAAGCTATTCGGCACTGGAGGACAACTGCTGAGGGTTCTGAAGGAGCTGCTCCTGCGATTGACAGATCTTCACACACTCAAGCTGGTGGACTTTGTATTGGAACGATACGAGGCGAATCACTTGCTGGACGAGGTCgtttgcagctgctgcaccAAAATGAGGGTGCTCAACCTGGTGAATGTGACCACAATGCATTGCCCCATCATGCATGTGGGTCTGTTTCTCAATCTGCAG ACGATGACGTTTTGTCCCTGCTGGCGGACACCAAATTGCGCCACCTGCACCTGCTCCAAAACTGCTACACCCCCAATCACCTGA
- the LOC120320976 gene encoding vitelline membrane protein 15a-3, whose product MKAIVALLGIVLFAIAGAMGTPVVVGLPLPLPIGVGFGIPPPPPPPPPPPPLSYGYYSYPQYHHHHHNHGYGYDYGYGNYGY is encoded by the coding sequence ATGAAAGCTATAGTCGCTCTTCTCGGAATTGTGCTGTTCGCCATTGCTGGAGCGATGGGTACTCCTGTTGTAGTTGGACTGCCTCTTCCGCTGCCAATTGGCGTGGGATTCGGAATACCAccgcctccaccaccacctccacctccaccacctctGTCGTACGGATACTATTCGTACCCCCAGtaccaccaccatcatcataATCATGGATATGGCTACGACTACGGATATGGAAACTATGGATATTGA